In Glycine max cultivar Williams 82 chromosome 10, Glycine_max_v4.0, whole genome shotgun sequence, the DNA window CGATGTTAATTTAATCAAACAGTTAGGATGACTTACCCTTTTTTAGTTTcagtattattttcaatttgagGCTGAGGTGCTTGAGTGGACTTGTGCgaacacttaaaaaataatctttgatGGGTAAGAATGACTCTTGCCTACGGTACAAAGAATATATACAAGCGCGTTCGAATAAAATGACAAATTTCTTGGGCATATTTTTTCTCCCCTTTTCTTTACGGTAAGAAAATCTTCGTCAATGGAGACTAAATCCATGAGGCATTTTCAAGTTGAGAGCTATTCCTTAACTACTTTGAATTCCAATATTCAAGGTTGAGAGCTTAATTCTTTAACTACTTTGATTAAGGGGTCTAAGGTCAATTTGGTGGTTTCTGTCGTTGGATTCTTAGCATGAGGATGACTATTGACCCTTCATCACCACTATCTCTTTACATTGAACAAATTACAGTAATTCACGCTCCCTGTATTTTATGCAAATTATATAAGGTAtccctacttttttttttctctttctaagTCACATGAATATCTTATTGGAAACAATTTTATTCGAATTGGATAGAATCATTATAGACGATAAATTTTTTCACTCAAGGTATTGTTAAGTATAAAAGCATTTATTTGACACTTCTCCTACAACATCATTAAGTTAATGATATATTTCAAGATATAATATTATCAATCattaagaattattattattaatataaatataaggatctattttttttggtgataaTATAAGGATCTATttacttgtgtttttttttctttctaatttcactgtttatttatgaaattgacaattttataatttaaaaaaaaaacacacacacacacaagtgtAAATCACTAAGATATCTCTGATATATATAGTTTCTGTGTCTGATCCCGTTTTTAATTCGGGTTAAGATTGAAAGCGTGAGAATGCCGGTGAAGAAGTATTACTGCGATTACTGCGACAAGCTATTCCAAGACACACCAGCAGATCGGAAACGACACGTTCAGGGCATTCAACACCACCAAGCCAAAGCTCGCTGGTACGATTCcttcaaacaacaacaaatccCTCCGATTCCCAATCGACCCCTTTGCTTTCACTTCGTCAACACGGTACCCACTCAATTTTCAACTTCCCCTTCAATTTTCATCAGAAGCAATCTTGTCTTGTCAATTCTCATTGACTCTCTCTATGTTTAGGGATTTTGCCGCTACGGCGACTCTTGCAAATATCTCCATCCCGTTCCCAACAACAATGTCCAGCAGCCGCCAATCGTAACCACACCGTCGCCTTCACCaggtaatttaattaattaattaattaatcacttTTGTGTTAGTTAATGAGAAGCAatacaatttattaatttgatttgaaccATATTTATGTGCAGGGAGTGTGGTAGGAGTGTCATTCGGCAATCTTCCCCCCTCCCTGCAGCCTCCGCCTGACGGCGTATATCTCCACCTTCCCTTTCTCGACTGGGGATAGATTTGTAATTCTACCCACTTCTCATAACTGCATCTCCGTGTCTGTGTTCTGTTCAATCATTTCTTAATTTAACCTTTTAGTTCTTCTAATTTTCATTGTGTGGCTGGATTCTAGTGATTTCTTATGACCTAGCTCCACCGTATTATTTGGAGTTTTCTTATATCTACCCAACGCTTAacttatgattaaatccaaaaTCTATCTTATTGTAATACAGTATGATAATAGACTGCTGAGTTTGCTTTAACACATACATTTATAAGCATTTTTCACCTGAAGCAGCCTGGAGCCCTGGACAGTATTATCCACCAGTTTTCACTTCACGACGCTGTTATTGGCAGTGATGccaataactttaaaaaaagattCATTTTTACTATGTTTTCTGTAtgcttataatttattttatattttcttcacaggaaaaaaaagtaatactaaaattaaaaaaaatggtccAATTCAATTTGCTTTAGATTAGAttggattaaattttaaatttcaaactaAACTGATCGAATGATGAATTTCAAAAATGAAATGATtgaattagataatttttttatcaacattaAATTAATCCAATCTAATCTGCAAACATTCTTAGATAGAAAACTTGTTATAGATTTTCacatattattatattcataaaaaaaacttagtcaTTCATTaagttagagagagaaagtaaGAACAAAGATTAAGCAATGGGATCAAGAAAAAGAATGCTCAATCAAGACAGTGAAAAAGCCTAAGAGCAAGAATAGTTATTAGACGACACTTTTATCATCTTGCAAATTTTGGCTTTGGAAACCCTCAACCAAGGGAGAAAGAGATTATTTTGAGAGCTGTAACAAAAATGATGAGTTGCATGACTCTTGAGAGCATAGAGGAATTTGTGATTTAAGGAGATATTCCAGACCTTGATTCCTTGGTGgtttatgagaaaaaattatattcagatttttttaacaatgtTCTAGGCTTATGAGTTACGAGGAACCTCCtgatgaaggaagaaaaaaattattgcaaaAGTCATAACAAAAACGAGTCAGCTAATTCAACCAAGTGCATAGCTGATTTTGTGATTTCCCGGGATGTTCCAAACATTGATTGATTGGGTTGATGTTCTTGGAAAAAAAAGTTcagatttttttaaggaatataCTGGTTTTCTAGACCCTTAGaccctttttgttttcttatgttTGATTTGCTGTAAGCCTTCGTTCTCTTTTTTATGTTGCTTACATATATCGAAATCAATACATTGAACCCGAAACCTgcatataaattacaaaagatgATATAAACAGTTAGATGGGTGCAAGTTTCACACGAATAGGGACGGTTTGAATCACTAACTGTTTTTCTGTTAACCCCCTTATTACTAATTTTTTGCCAAGTTTGAACCCATAGGCTAATTATGAGGGAGAATGTTAGTGTCAGGACTTGGATATTAGAAGTTTTGTTGTTGTCGACAATTCAGATGAAAGATGGATGGAGAATGTTGTTGTTGAAGGTTGAGTTCAATGAGGAAGATGAGGGCTTTTTTGTCCTAATGATTTCATTAAGTCAGCATGTGCCTAGCATGTGATAAGTTTGGCTTAACAGAGCTAACACTGTCACTGTTAATGAACTGCAAGGGTAGCAACTTACAAAACTTAAGGGGCTTTATGTAGGTGTCATAAATGAATTGGGTGTAAGTCCAAAGTATAGGGGTGCaagtataatttgttttatatttaatggtTTTTGACAGCAAGGGAGTTGGGATTCATGGGGTTGGCCTGCGGCACCAACAAGTTAGAGAGTTTGTTCTTGGGGTCAACGGTAAAGGAACCTGTTGGAGgcaaaagattaatttttatacttaaatatatttaataaattttacttttgtccaaataaaaaattagtgtttttctcataagataattttttaaaatgaattgatGTAATAAGTTTTAAGagacaaaatagaaaataaattggtactaattttatcacttatgttcttaatttttttatagtattaacaataaaaaaaatcatacatttttaaaatagaaaaatacgtAGAGGTTATTGTAACATGAAGGCtaagtattattaatttgttttttatcataatattatgtatttataaaaatttgtgatattttttctataaatatactaaatttttttttgtcccactaaaatttttttttggatctgTCAATTGGAGTTCATGGGTTTTCACAGCACCAAGAACGTGAATGGGTTTGTTATTGGGTTTCAGCAGCAAGGGGAGGCAAATGGAGTTTATGGACCTATTCATCGAAAGCACTCTTAGTTTTTGTCAACATCTTatctttttcatctttatttctaagttgaattttaatatatttttgtagaaaatatgtttaattaatcATGATACCCTTCGAGTGAATGACATCTTGTATTCAACTAAGTTTATAGCACATTTTCACTGTCAGGTTTTACGTTAGTAATCTAGAGAAGTTATCGAACATATTTACGTGGGTAAAACAAAATTCAGAAAACGTCTGTTTCTGAACTGGAACGTTTAACATCTCTAGAAGAATGTTGCATATAAAAGAAGAATCTTGTATACAATAAGGTATCAAGCAACCTACTTTGACACTACTACAATAATGCATTACTGAGAAAGTAAGATTCTGATAAGAAGCAATTCTGTGAATAAAGCTTCATAATCATGTAACTTTGAGCTTTATCCTTAGTAACAAATCATGTACTAACTTATAATTTGTTTGGCCACAAACATGGaagaattatatgtttttatgtcCAAATTAAGGTGAAAGTGAAAGATGTCTGGTAAAATGGGTTTACAAAAAGTTATCACTTGTTAGGATAAAGCCATTAATGAggaatttgaataaattgcaTAAGCTAATGCCTGCATCAAGTAAAGGGTTTTAACAATGATTTTACCCTGCATCGCtgttggttaaaaaaaatatttaaatcaagtttttaaaaataatagcagACAACTATTATTTGAAGAGTAGAGAAGCTACTAGAAATTTTACTTTCAAAGATTTTTCTCTACCTGCCTAGAAAGAAACATGTAAAAACTACTAGTAGCTTCTTGTTGCACCGCTATTTGCTTGCCTATAAAAGGCCACCATCATGTAACACTTTGAGCATAAGTGAAATCAATTTTAGTTTGTAAAATTCTAGTCTCTTCCTCCCTTGTGCGTGAGTGAGTTTGTGTAGAATTTATTTGCTCTCTCATTTTATCTTCTGCTGTGTAAGTGAGTTTAATTTTGTGGCCAATTGTCTAGAATTGCTATCAGAGCTAGAAAGCTTTAGTAGtagtgagagagaaaaatagtGAGTGTGTGAGGAACAAGAATGTGTGTTAAAAAATAGAGATTTGATacggttgagagagagatgactACCAATTATAACATTGTTTGGTTTGGTCCCAAACTAGATGGAAAATTAGATTTTTACTACTGGGAGGCTTTGATGAGAACACATTTGAGAGCTCACAATCTTTGGAGTTTTGTTGAGATGGGACTAGCTAAAGGAACTGATGATATTGCTCGGAGGAAAGACCCGTTGGTGCTGCCGCAAATTCAACAAAGGGtagatttttcaatttttggaaaaattgtAAATGCCAAAACAGCAAAAGAAGCGTGTGATATCTTGAAGCTGTCTTACAAGGGAGTGGAAAAGGCCCAGAAGTTGAAGCTGTAATCTCTGCGAAGAGAATATGAAAGGTACGAAATGTATGACTTTGAATCTGTAGAAcaatatttttcatgtattaCAAATATTGTCAATAAGATGAGGGTGTATGGAGAGGACATCTTAGACAACAAGGTGCCAGATAAAATTCTACACACCATGCCAATGAAGTAAGATCATGTAGTGACTACGATAATCGAGTCCCACGACACAAATATCATGACTGTAGCAGAGTTGTAAGGTAGTATTGAAAGCCATGTGAGTAGAATTTTGGAGAAGACAGGAAAAGTAGGTGAAGCATTGAAGAGTCAAGTGAATGTAGCTGAATCCACTCAAGGAGCAAAAGCCAAAAGTCGAGGAAATTATAGAACCAGGATGCGGAAATTTCAATCAAGGAAGAAAGAATAATTTCAAAGCTTTTAATGAAGGAAGAGGTGTAGGTAATTTTGGTGCTGCAAACTAAGGACAAGGTTAAGGTAACAATTACCATGGTCAAGCGAATTTTAATTGCTTCAACTATGTAAAGTTTGGGCATAGAGTTGTGGATTGTAGACTCAAACAACAGGCAAACGTCGCAGAAAGTTAAAATCTGGGTGAGAATTCTAATGCCcaacaaagtttatttttagCCAGTAATAATTTTCAGGAGGATGAAAATATCTGGTATTTAGATATTGGTTGTAGTAATCATATGTGTTGGAAGgagttattttcttctttagaCGAAACGGTAAAATCTACCGTCAAATTTGGAAACAACGCAAATATTCCTATTTTGGGAAAAAGCCAAATCACGATCAAGGAGGATGGTTCACAAAATTTCATCTTTGATGTTTTCTTTGCTCCCAAGCTTCTTCACAACTTATTAAGTATGGGACAACTGTCAGCGAAAGGTTTTAACATGAAGATTCATTAAGGCTATTGCATGTTGATTGACAAAAATGGAAGACTCGTCGCTAAGGTGAAGATGACTCCTAACCGCCTATTCCCTTTAAAAATTCATCATGAAAAGCTTTCTTGCTTAAGTTCAGTTATTCCAAATGATGATTGGTTATGGCATATGCGCTTTGGCCATTTTCACTTTTTTGGATTAAATTATCTATCAAGAAAATAACTTGTTTCTAG includes these proteins:
- the LOC100527203 gene encoding putative U1 zinc finger protein, producing MPVKKYYCDYCDKLFQDTPADRKRHVQGIQHHQAKARWYDSFKQQQIPPIPNRPLCFHFVNTGFCRYGDSCKYLHPVPNNNVQQPPIVTTPSPSPGSVVGVSFGNLPPSLQPPPDGVYLHLPFLDWG